A window from Candidatus Krumholzibacteriia bacterium encodes these proteins:
- the dnaX gene encoding DNA polymerase III subunit gamma/tau: protein MSYVALARKYRPQTFSEVIAQSHITDTLRRAFEKRLAPAYLFTGPRGSGKTTVARILAKALNCERPKGGEPCDVCESCTGIKTGRSLDVLEIDGASNNSVDDVRELRENVRYAASAPGKHKVYIIDEVHMLSTGAFNALLKTLEEPPSHVLFVFATTEPRKVPQTILSRCQRFDFRRLRSEEIHGRLQEICTKEKLDIDDAALHLLAKRADGSLRDGLSLLDQVASSQSGKIRESHVAEVLGLVREEVYLELAETFLAHSSVRAVELLHAAQREGADPAGFVLGLVEHLRNLLLLSVDPALRRAVQLGEAHLQRAEELSRRFRTEDLLYLLNRAAALHEEIRNSSQPMVVLEAATVELARFESRVLLAEVLEKLGGGAPEPPAARGGTGTGPAREAARGRGRSGGASALTGASPVPTADTQGANGLAFGAAPEAPAGLLTPPRTPVAAASESASQLPTRGGASLEPRLPAAGLAPHEARPAAPGLVSHETRPAVPGLVQRESRPPAVGGATIVAAVELGEVQERWAEFTQLVAGSKALLAQCLSEGVPARLEGARLHVEFRETQSFPLQMLQHANARAELEQLLAGYFGRPLQLVPCLPGAESPPGAPLSSGRISHEDIVQSRREAVGASERLPLLQEILETFDAEILEERDG from the coding sequence ATGAGCTACGTGGCGCTGGCGCGGAAGTACCGCCCCCAAACCTTTTCCGAAGTTATCGCGCAATCCCACATCACCGACACCTTGCGCCGCGCCTTCGAGAAGCGCCTGGCTCCCGCCTATCTCTTCACCGGACCACGCGGCTCCGGCAAGACCACCGTCGCCCGCATTCTGGCGAAGGCGCTCAACTGCGAGCGCCCCAAGGGTGGCGAACCCTGCGACGTTTGCGAGAGCTGCACGGGCATCAAGACCGGCCGCAGTCTCGACGTGCTGGAGATCGACGGCGCCTCGAACAATAGCGTGGACGATGTGCGCGAGCTGCGGGAGAACGTGCGGTACGCAGCCTCGGCGCCGGGGAAGCACAAGGTCTACATCATCGACGAAGTGCACATGCTGTCCACCGGTGCCTTCAACGCCTTGCTGAAGACGCTGGAGGAGCCGCCGTCGCACGTCCTCTTCGTGTTCGCCACCACCGAGCCGCGCAAGGTGCCGCAAACCATTCTGTCGCGCTGTCAGCGCTTCGATTTCCGCCGCTTGCGCAGCGAGGAGATCCACGGGCGGTTGCAGGAGATCTGCACCAAGGAGAAGCTCGACATCGACGACGCGGCGCTGCACTTGCTGGCCAAGCGGGCGGACGGCAGTTTGCGCGATGGTCTGAGCCTGCTCGATCAAGTCGCTTCCAGCCAGAGCGGCAAGATCCGCGAGAGCCATGTCGCCGAGGTGCTGGGCTTGGTGCGCGAGGAGGTGTACCTTGAGCTCGCCGAAACCTTCCTGGCCCACTCTTCGGTGCGCGCGGTGGAGTTGCTGCACGCGGCCCAGCGCGAGGGCGCCGACCCCGCTGGTTTCGTGCTCGGTTTGGTGGAGCATCTCCGCAACCTGCTCCTCCTCTCGGTGGATCCGGCGTTGCGCCGGGCGGTGCAACTCGGCGAAGCGCATCTGCAGCGGGCGGAGGAGCTGTCGCGCCGCTTCCGCACCGAGGATCTGCTCTACCTCTTGAACCGAGCCGCCGCCTTACACGAGGAGATCCGCAACTCGAGCCAGCCCATGGTGGTGCTCGAGGCCGCGACGGTCGAGCTGGCGCGCTTCGAGTCCCGCGTTCTCCTGGCCGAGGTGCTGGAGAAGCTCGGCGGTGGTGCCCCGGAGCCGCCGGCGGCACGCGGCGGCACAGGCACAGGTCCCGCCCGAGAAGCCGCGCGCGGCCGCGGGCGCAGTGGCGGCGCCTCGGCGCTCACCGGCGCCTCTCCCGTCCCGACTGCCGACACTCAGGGCGCGAACGGCCTCGCCTTCGGCGCCGCGCCCGAAGCACCGGCGGGTTTGCTCACGCCGCCACGCACACCGGTCGCCGCCGCCAGCGAGTCAGCGTCCCAGCTCCCGACCCGCGGTGGCGCCTCGCTGGAGCCGCGACTGCCGGCGGCCGGCCTCGCCCCCCACGAAGCTCGGCCTGCAGCGCCTGGCCTTGTCTCCCACGAAACTCGGCCTGCTGTGCCCGGACTCGTGCAGCGCGAGTCTCGGCCTCCTGCGGTCGGCGGTGCCACCATCGTCGCTGCGGTGGAGCTCGGCGAGGTGCAAGAGCGCTGGGCCGAGTTCACTCAGTTGGTGGCGGGATCGAAAGCGCTGCTCGCCCAGTGTCTCTCCGAAGGTGTGCCGGCCCGACTCGAGGGGGCGCGCTTGCACGTGGAGTTCAGAGAGACGCAGAGCTTCCCTTTGCAGATGTTGCAACATGCCAACGCGCGGGCGGAGCTGGAGCAGCTCCTCGCCGGTTACTTCGGCCGGCCCTTGCAGCTCGTGCCGTGCCTGCCCGGAGCGGAGAGTCCTCCCGGGGCGCCTTTGTCGTCCGGGCGGATCAGCCACGAAGACATCGTGCAGAGCCGGCGCGAGGCTGTCGGCGCCAGCGAACGCCTGCCGCTCCTGCAAGAGATCCTCGAGACCTTCGACGCCGAGATCCTGGAAGAGCGCGACGGCTGA
- a CDS encoding YbaB/EbfC family nucleoid-associated protein, protein MFKNMGDVLKQAQQMQAKMQALREELRQREVVGSAGGGLVTIALNGTSEPLRVKIDPKLAGDMEMLEDLVLAALRDAQQKVQELVQQEMGHLAGPIAGAFGLPGT, encoded by the coding sequence GTGTTCAAGAACATGGGCGACGTGCTCAAACAAGCGCAGCAGATGCAGGCCAAGATGCAGGCATTGCGCGAAGAGCTACGCCAGCGCGAAGTGGTCGGCAGCGCCGGAGGCGGCCTGGTGACGATCGCGCTCAACGGCACCAGCGAGCCGTTGCGCGTCAAGATCGACCCGAAGCTGGCGGGCGACATGGAGATGCTGGAGGATCTCGTCCTCGCCGCACTCCGGGACGCGCAGCAGAAGGTCCAGGAGCTGGTGCAACAAGAGATGGGCCACCTGGCGGGGCCGATCGCCGGCGCCTTCGGTCTCCCAGGGACGTGA
- the recR gene encoding recombination mediator RecR, translating into MFGSPLLTRLVALFKMMPGVGEKSAQRLALFVLRSERPAVEELARTLLEVKQRVGLCEVCGNVAEEARCVICADPRRSDDAICIVEQPQDVYMLERTGAFRGRYQVLHGVLSPMDGVGPAELHLGNLQERVRAGNTREVVVATNPTVEGEATALYVSRMLEGLSVRVTRLARGLPVGGSIEFLDEATLGRAFEGRQEV; encoded by the coding sequence ATCTTTGGTTCGCCGCTGCTGACCAGGCTCGTCGCCCTCTTCAAGATGATGCCCGGCGTGGGGGAGAAGTCGGCCCAGCGGCTGGCGCTCTTCGTGCTCCGCAGCGAGCGTCCGGCGGTGGAAGAGCTCGCCCGCACCCTCCTCGAAGTGAAGCAGCGCGTCGGGCTGTGCGAAGTGTGCGGCAACGTCGCCGAAGAGGCTCGCTGCGTCATCTGCGCCGACCCGCGGCGGAGTGACGACGCGATCTGCATCGTCGAGCAGCCCCAGGACGTGTACATGCTGGAGCGCACCGGCGCCTTCCGCGGCCGCTACCAGGTCCTGCACGGCGTGCTCTCGCCCATGGACGGGGTGGGCCCGGCGGAGCTCCACCTGGGGAACTTGCAGGAGCGCGTCCGAGCCGGGAACACGCGGGAAGTGGTGGTGGCCACGAACCCCACGGTGGAAGGCGAGGCCACGGCACTGTACGTTTCCCGGATGTTGGAGGGGCTCTCCGTGCGGGTGACGCGGCTCGCTCGGGGGCTCCCGGTCGGGGGCAGCATCGAGTTCCTCGACGAGGCCACCCTGGGGCGGGCCTTCGAAGGCCGGCAAGAGGTGTAA
- a CDS encoding roadblock/LC7 domain-containing protein, producing MVGEQVQAGGSIFEEDYWALRGVLTELLEGANARSVLLVDGTGQVITSLATPAEFDVMSFAALCAADFEANRQLAHLIGEEDFSTLYHQGTNESMYLSRVEARVILAVLFDRRATLGLVRLRVARAVERLTVVFQRLFEKAQHHVQVARLEVDADFTARAEAQIDDLFQE from the coding sequence ATGGTGGGAGAGCAGGTGCAGGCGGGCGGTTCGATCTTCGAAGAAGACTATTGGGCGCTCCGGGGGGTACTGACCGAGCTCCTGGAGGGAGCGAACGCCCGGAGCGTTCTGCTCGTGGATGGCACCGGACAGGTGATCACGAGCCTGGCCACACCGGCGGAATTCGACGTGATGAGCTTCGCCGCGCTCTGTGCCGCCGACTTCGAAGCCAACCGGCAGCTGGCGCACTTGATCGGCGAGGAGGACTTCTCGACCCTCTACCATCAGGGCACGAACGAGAGCATGTACCTGTCGCGGGTCGAAGCACGCGTCATCCTGGCGGTGCTCTTCGACCGGCGCGCCACGCTGGGGCTCGTGCGCCTGCGCGTGGCCCGCGCGGTGGAACGTCTCACGGTGGTATTCCAGCGCTTGTTCGAGAAGGCGCAGCATCACGTGCAGGTGGCCCGGCTCGAGGTGGACGCGGACTTCACCGCCCGCGCCGAGGCCCAAATCGACGACCTCTTCCAGGAATGA
- a CDS encoding ADP-ribosylation factor-like protein, whose product MSLINYATQEISCKVVYYGPGLGGKTTNIRYVYNRLRPESKGKLISLATEMDRTLFFDFLPLDLGSIKGFRVRFHLYTVPGQVYYDASRKLILRGVDGIVFVVDSSINRFDANVESMYNMHENLALHGLSLADVPFAVQYNKRDLPDIIALDDLQEELNPSRYPSFEGVATRGVGVFDTLKCVSKLVLRKLA is encoded by the coding sequence GTGTCGCTGATCAACTACGCTACACAAGAGATCAGCTGTAAGGTCGTTTACTACGGCCCCGGCCTGGGCGGGAAGACGACCAACATCCGTTACGTCTACAACCGCTTGCGCCCGGAGTCGAAGGGCAAGCTCATCTCCCTGGCGACGGAGATGGACCGGACGCTTTTCTTCGACTTCCTGCCCCTCGATCTCGGCAGCATCAAGGGATTCCGGGTGCGCTTCCACCTCTATACCGTGCCGGGGCAGGTGTACTACGACGCGAGCCGCAAGCTCATCCTGCGCGGGGTGGACGGCATCGTCTTCGTGGTGGATTCCTCGATCAACCGCTTCGACGCCAACGTGGAGAGCATGTACAACATGCACGAGAACCTGGCGCTGCACGGCCTGTCGCTGGCCGACGTGCCCTTCGCGGTGCAGTACAACAAGCGCGATCTCCCCGACATCATCGCCCTCGACGATCTGCAGGAGGAGCTGAACCCGTCGCGCTATCCCAGCTTCGAAGGGGTGGCGACACGGGGCGTCGGTGTCTTCGACACCTTGAAATGCGTGAGCAAGCTCGTGCTCCGCAAGCTGGCGTGA
- a CDS encoding phosphatidylglycerophosphatase A: MSAVAGPGDAATGPGSRPPPERRRPSERLAVAIASLAFAGFFPVAPATFASAIATVFFAFVFPLPAVAAVALVVALIVIGVWSCGRLESVYGHDPSAAVLDEVCGMAVTLAFGPITPATLVLGFLLFRVFDVLKLPPGRAAERLPGGWGVVFDDVVAGVYAAAVLRGCMWLWPGMHLALWHLGVLAVGAAVLFVFRKPLFRRYGKPRTRLGVRRGTEAR, translated from the coding sequence GTGAGCGCCGTGGCGGGCCCGGGCGACGCCGCGACGGGCCCTGGGTCTCGCCCCCCTCCAGAGCGGCGGCGCCCGAGCGAGCGCCTGGCCGTCGCCATCGCCTCGCTCGCTTTCGCTGGCTTCTTCCCCGTGGCCCCCGCGACCTTCGCGAGTGCCATCGCCACGGTGTTCTTCGCCTTCGTCTTCCCGCTGCCGGCGGTGGCGGCAGTGGCGCTCGTGGTCGCGCTCATCGTCATCGGCGTCTGGTCGTGCGGGCGACTGGAGAGCGTCTATGGCCACGATCCTTCGGCGGCGGTGCTCGACGAAGTCTGCGGCATGGCGGTGACGCTCGCCTTCGGTCCGATCACGCCGGCGACGCTCGTACTCGGCTTTTTGCTCTTCAGAGTCTTCGACGTGCTGAAGCTGCCGCCAGGCCGTGCCGCCGAACGCCTGCCGGGAGGCTGGGGCGTTGTTTTCGACGATGTCGTTGCCGGTGTGTACGCGGCAGCCGTGCTGCGCGGCTGCATGTGGTTGTGGCCAGGAATGCATCTCGCGCTCTGGCATCTCGGTGTCCTCGCCGTGGGTGCGGCCGTACTCTTCGTCTTCCGCAAGCCCCTCTTCCGCCGCTACGGCAAGCCCCGCACACGGCTCGGAGTGCGCCGGGG